A section of the Pseudorasbora parva isolate DD20220531a chromosome 2, ASM2467924v1, whole genome shotgun sequence genome encodes:
- the pdpk1a gene encoding LOW QUALITY PROTEIN: 3-phosphoinositide-dependent protein kinase 1a (The sequence of the model RefSeq protein was modified relative to this genomic sequence to represent the inferred CDS: inserted 2 bases in 1 codon) translates to MSESVSCLLCVCVXLLVQYDAAPIQPSVVLRSCASSSMVRTQLNSNLPHCLSMEVRGGEASAQPKTSTLKPPQSRKKEDFSFGKILGEGSFSTVVLAKELATGKEYAMKILEKNHIRKENKAHYVFREKDILSSIDHPFFVKLYFTFQDSHKLYFALSYAKNGELLRYIRKIGSFDETCTRFYTAEIVCALEYLHALGIIHRDLKPENILLSEDMHIHITDFGTAKQLSSDSAQTRANSFVGTAQYVSPELLTEKSACKSSDLWALGCIIYQLVAGLPPFRAGNEYLIFQKIIKLEYEFPEKFFPKAKDLVQRLLSLDPRKRLGCEEMGGFNPLKGHMFFETISWENLPVQTPPKLTPYLPAMAEDDQDYYGNYEDLLSQFNSLQVVPSSSSQIVPLRPCSNIEQYIHDLDSNSFELDLQFSSEEKRLLLQKQTRGNPWHPFVENNLIYKMGPVDKRKGLFARRRQLLLTEGPHLYYVDPVNKVLKGEIPWSPELRPEAKNFKTFFVHTPNRTYYLMDPSGNADKWCKKIQEVWGTVYH, encoded by the exons ATGTCtgagtcagtgtcatgtttgctctgtgtgtgtgt tttgctcGTTCAGTACGATGCTGCTCCCATCCAGCCTAGCGTGGTGTTGCGTTCCTGTGCTTCTTCATCAATGGTAAGGACTCAGCTGAACTCCAACCTTCCTCACTGTCTCAGTATGGAGGTCCGCGGGGGTGAGGCAAGCGCCCAGCCAAAGACATCTACCCTCAAGCCTCCACAATCACGCAAGAAGGAGGATTTCAGCTTTGGCAAAATTTTAGGAGAGGGTTCCTTTTCAACG GTTGTGCTTGCAAAAGAACTCGCCACAGGAAAGGAATATGCAA TGAAGATTCTAGAGAAGAATCACATCAGGAAAGAGAATAAAGCACACTATGTGTTCAGAGAGAAGGATATATTGTCAAGCATAGATCATCCCTTTTTTGTAAAGCTCTACTTCACGTTTCAAGATTCACATAAACTTT ATTTCGCCCTCAGTTATGCGAAGAATGGAGAACTGCTTAGATACATTCGCAAAATAGGCTCATTTGATGAGACTTGCACAAGATTCTACACTGCTGAGATAGTTTGTGCACTCGAGTATTTGCACGCACTGGGAATTATACACAG ggACCTTAAGCCAGAGAACATCTTACTGAGCGAAGACATGCACATTCATATAACGGATTTCGGGACGGCAAAACAGTTGTCTTCGGACAGCGCTCAAA CAAGAGCCAATTCTTTTGTTGGCACTGCACAGTATGTTTCTCCAGAGCTGCTGACTGAAAAATCAGCCTGCAAAAG CTCGGACCTCTGGGCACTGGGTTGCATAATTTATCAGCTGGTGGCCGGATTACCTCCGTTTAGAGCTGG GAACGAGTACTTGATTTTCCAAAAGATAATAAAACTGGAATATGAATTCCCAGAGAAGTTCTTCCCCAAAGCTAAAGATCTGGTGCAGCGACTTTTG TCTTTGGACCCGAGAAAGCGGCTAGGATGTGAGGAAATGGGTGGGTTCAATCCACTGAAAGGCCACATGTTCTTTGAAACAATCTCATGGGAGAACTTGCCGGTTCAGACCCCACCCAAGCTGACCCCTTACCTACCAGCCATGGCTGAAGATGATCAAGACTACTATGGCAAT TATGAAGATCTCCTCAGTCAGTTCAACAGCCTGCAGGTGGTACCATCCAGCTCATCACAGATCGTCCCACTGAGACCCTGCAGCAATATTGAGCAGTACATCCATGACCTGGACAGCAACTCCTTTGAGCTGGACCTGCAGTTCTCCAGTGAGGAGAAACGACTTCTGCTGCAGAAGCAAACAAGAGGCAACCCTTG GCACCCGTTTGTTGAAAATAACTTGATATATAAAATGGGACCAGTTGATAAAAGAAAG GGACTGTTTGCTCGACGCCGTCAGCTTTTACTGACTGAGGGACCACATCTTTATTATGTGGATCCTGTGAATAAAGTACTGAAGGGGGAAATTCCATGGTCTCCAGAGCTGCGTCCCGAAGCCAAGAATTTCAAgacgttttttgtccatacG CCAAACAGGACATATTATTTAATGGATCCCAGTGGAAATGCAGACAAATGGTGTAAGAAGATTCAAGAAGTCTGGGGAACAGTTTATCACTAA